The Chlorocebus sabaeus isolate Y175 chromosome 22, mChlSab1.0.hap1, whole genome shotgun sequence genome segment atgagccaccgcgcctggccaagtctGTCTTTCTTGatcttaatttttctctctgtagCCAGGTATAGCTTCTGCGTTAGGGCAGTCAGTGTAAGATTTCAGCAAGAGTCTTTACATCAGAAGTTCTCATCAAGAAGATTGGAATCTACCATTTACCTTACCTGGTATGTCCCTAAGCCAGCTGCTACCACAATGGCTTACTATGAAGGGGCATGCATCTAAAAATCTGCTGATGGCACCCTCAATTTACTCTTAATTCCAATGTCTGAGAAGTCCATAGCCTTCTCTGTGGCTTTCATTTCATTATCACTCACTTTGGCTCATAGCGTGTGTGTGGAAGTAGGTGTTCACCATAATGCAGAGCTGAGAGAGGCCTCACTGCCAGCAACCAGAGCAATGGGGCTGGAGCCCAGGCCGCTGTCGCCAGGCTCACTATTCCCTCTGGTGTAATTCAAGGCCTCCCTATGCTTATGGGATCTATGTAAAACTTGTTTAATAAGAACATGATAAATTTGACTTCATATCATAGGTGGAGAAACCAAGACAGACAGCACCCTATGAACTAGGGTTAGAGGTGCTAAAACTAGGAAGTGCTCCAGTCTCCTGATCTTTCCACCTCCCTGCAGGAGCTCTCTTCTCCCATCCCAAAGAATTCATCTGGAATATCAGCCCCTACGTGGGAGTCCCTGTTCATCCTACGGTTCACTTCCTCTGTTCCCTCCAAATTAGGCCTCAGctatcagtgattttttttatacCCGTTTTTgaacaaataacatttttttctttctcactcttttttCCTAGAGCATCGatattcacttaaaaaaagaCATTCGGAGAGGAGTTGTCAATAACCAACAGATAGACTGGTCGTTCAAGTTGGATGGAGTTCTTCACGATGCCTCCCAGGACTTGGTTTATGAGACAGTTGCAAAGGATGTGGTTTCTCAGGCCCTCAATGGCTATAATGGTAACTTAATTAATTAACTGTTGTCTTATATAAGAACCTGAGGAGTAAGAGATGCAAATATTTTATggtgaataaaataaaacctcacTTACTATCATTTGTATGCTTATTTGTCTGTCTCCATGTTCTTACGTTGCAAAACTTACTGTTTGCTTGTTGACATTGTGGGCGTGGCTTGATCCAATGTCCTGGGATTCTACCTTCATAGGAAAATTAAAAGACTGTAGCTGTCTGTAGGTCACAGGGGTTCAATTATTATCCTGTTTCAAATCTCTCAAATATTAGTTTTGAAGATGCGTCTTTATGATGAATTTGATGGAGTCCAAACATTTGTCTCTCAGCTTCCTGCTAGGagctattttcatttattctaccAACACAATTAATGTGCAGTTGATATTCTAGTATaggaatatataaaagaatatatcaCAGTTTGTAGACTTTGCCATCTGGTGGCTGCTGAGTAGGATGTTCCCTGTTTTGCAagtttaggttttatatttaaaagtgtgttgagTGTAGATGCTGTAATTTATACTGAATGTGATACTTAGATGTGGTCCCCAGACTTAAGGAGGTTCTCTTTTGGTTTTCATGATGCTCTGAAGGGATTGTGACCTTGAGGAGGTGAAGACAGAGGAACTAAGACCCAGGGAGATGAATAGTCTTGAGCAGAGGTGCTGTGGAACCACAGATGGGCTCTGAGTTGCAGCTGAAGTGCCTCCTTCCCGTTCATCTGTGCTGGGTTAATAGATACCATTTCTGGCTCCAACTCAGATGCTGAATCAGGGTCCCTTGTGTAAAACCTGCTACCAGTCCCAAGAACTAGAGCGTCTGTGTGACAAAGGCAAAAAATTTCCACAGCCCAGCATTGCCTGGGCAGATCTGCCATGTAAATGCCCATGGGCAGTCTGTGGGATGGGGTCTGGCTCAGGCTGCCTATGCTAAGGGGAAGAACAGATAGGAACTTGAGCTCAGGGTGACTGCATGGTTTGCGTTCCAGAGCCTGGTGGTGATGGTAGACCTAAAAGGTGTTGAGAAGTGCAATGAAAGTCTTCCCAGGGTGGGCAGTGGTCCAGATCAGGGCCTGCTCATGGTGGTACATTTCTGGAAGTGACATGGAACCAACTAGGAGCCCTGTTTGATCCTGCAGGAATTTGTAGTCTACAAAGAATTCTCACCCTTGACAGAAAATGCCCTTTCCACTCTATCTCTTCCTGGAGATTTTGAAAGCCCCTCTTTGCCTCTGTGGGAAGTTGATGCCTCCTGCCAACCCTGAGACCCTGGCAGTTCATAGCTATGCTAGAGAAGGGTTAGAGTCTAATGCTCCTATCTCCCTCCTCATCTTTTTAGGAAAAGTTCCAGTTCCTCTGTACCCTGAGATTCCCTGTCCTTCTCAGAAGCCCTAGGGCAGGATCATCTCTTGGTGGAGGGAACAGCAAAGCATTGTGGGGACCACAGATTCAGGGCACATGCCCTTGTTTTGACCACTTTTGTCCCTGCTCCCCTGCCCACCCATCCTCTTCCATGGTGGAATTCCTGATGTTCTTGGCTGCTCCCACTGGCCATCTTCATGTGAAGGGCCCTGGCTGGCATCAGGcatgctgggggaggggagagtaTCCTTGGAGCTATTTTCCTGGATGTCACCGTGTTTTGAAATGTTTGCAGGCACCATCATGTGTTATGGGCAGACGGGAGCTGGCAAGACATACACCATGACGGGGGCAACTGAGAATTACAAGCACCGGGGGATCCTCCCTCGTGCCCTGCAGCAGGTAGAGAGTGGGCCCAAGGGTGGGATGCCACACAGGTTCCCTCTCTCTGCCATAGATGTTACTGACCCCAGGCCAGCTACTAGAGACAGGGGGGACCAGGCCTCAAAGGAGTTGCAGTGGGTACTGGTACTGGAGAAAACATACACAGGGCTCTGGAGTCAGTAGACTCAGGGGCCTCAGGAAACCAGGAGGTTGGGTATCAGACTCTGACCCATACCCGcactgagcctgtttcctcatttgagAAGGAGGGAGTCGGGCATGCTAATCAGCCTCTTGCTGCTCCAATGGTCTGTGATCCGGTAATTAAGGATTTGGAGGTCCTAATCATTCTCCTTCCTGGTTTTAATGAGGGGCATATGGACCCTTGCAGAGCTTCCTTACTGGCCTACTCTGGCTTTTTTCACCACCACAGACCCTGAAAGATCAAAAGCAAAAAGCAGGGCATGACCTGAGCTTTCAGGACTGTGTCAGCCCTGGGGGTCTCAATAGCATAACTGAAGATAGGACAGAAGGGCCTTCCTTTGGGCCCCACCCCACTAGCCTGGGTTCTGTAAGGACCCTCTGGTTGGAGATAGGAGGCAAAAGACTTTCCCCAAAAGCATCTTGGTGGCTTTACAGCCCTGTCCTATAACACTTTTGCAGCCCAGTCCTATAAGAAGTGTAGACTTTCCTCTAGTATGTGAACCATCCATGTTCCTGTTTTTGGAACAATATCCTTAATATCCCACTGTCAAAGCTTTAGTATCTCAGCATCTTAGACTTTAGTAATCTAGCCCAATGCCTCCAATAGAAATATACTGTAAGTCACATGCAAATTTGAGTTTTCCAGTaaccacatttaaaaaagtaaaaataaacagatgaaattaattgtaatgatatattttatttaactaaatatatttaaaatatttccacatgtaatcaatataaactTATTGAGATAGTTTACATTCTTTTTCtcatactaagtctttgaaatccagtaCATATTTTATACTTGGAGCACATTTCAGTTTAGGCATAAATATGATCAGAAATGCTTGATCTgtatttagatttcataaaatgttgaaaaagtaGATTTACATACCCAAGTTGTTCCAGACATACTTAAAGTTTACCAATAACTGAATTGCATCAGTTTTTAAATCTAAATGTgattaaaatgacataaaatttaaaattcagttcattTGTACTAGCCACATTTTAGGTACTCAGCAGCCATCTGTAACTTATGTCTACCATTTTGAACAGCACAGGTGTAAATTCTTAGAGGAAGGCAGGACCTCAGGAATTATCCATTCCTTGATAAGCACTGGGGAGGGAATTAGGAGTTGAGAAGGCTAAGTTCTGGCTTTACTTCTACGCTTACTAGCTGAGTGACCAtagacaaattattttatttatttatttatttttatttatttattttttttttttgagatggagtctctgtcacccaggctggaatgcagtggcacgatctcagctcactgcaagctgtgtgtcctaggttcaaaagattctcctgcctcagcctcctgagtagctgggactacaggcgcacaccaccatgcctagctaacttttataattttagtagagacggggtttcaccatgttgtccaggatggtcttgatctcctgaccttgtgatctgcccacctccgcctcctaaagtgctgggcttacaggccgCACCCGGCcgacaaataattttatttcatggtGCCTTCCACAAATAGGTATTGCCCCTGCACTGCCTCAATCACAGAGATTTATAAGCGGATGGAATTAAATAGATTCGAAAGAGGCACATAAATGATGAGactctataaaataagaaatccTCACTCCAGAGTCCTTTCCACTCATTATGCTTCTACTTCTTGAGATGGTTCAAGTGTTAGCCAATCTGATGTCAAGCCTCAAAAAACCATAGGATGATACTAAATATCACCCAATTCCTTTAGGACAAGAATAATTCTGTATGTCTTGATGTTCCCTTCTGAGGTAAGAAGCCCCCCTTATGCTAGTTGACTGTTGGAATTCTGCTCTTgtctgtcatctaggtttttagGATGATCGAAGAACGCCCCACACATGCCATCACTGTGCGTGTTTCCTACTTGGAAATCTATAATGAGAGCCTGTTTGATCTCCTGTCCACTCTGCCCTATGTTGGACCGTCAGTCACACCAATGACCATCGTGGAAAACCCTCAAGGAGTCTTCATTAAGGGCTTGTCAGTTCACCTCACAAGTCAGGAGGAGGATGCATTCAGCCTCCTTTTTGAGGTGAGATAATAAAACCTGAGAGTTCCTTTccttgtctccctccctcccacactccttctcagcttttctttttctttgttctttttttttttccttttttgagacaggatcttggttTGTCTCCGAGTCTGGAGTATactggcatgaacatggctcactgcagcctcgacctcctggactcaagagatcctcctgcttgagcctctcaagtagctgggaccacaggcgcatgctaccatgcccacttaattttttttttttttgtagagacaaggtcttgccatgttgcccaggctagtcttgaactcctgggctcaagcgatcttcccgcctcagcctcttgaagtgtagggattacaggcaagctactgtgtccagctagttttttactTACTTTGATTATCAGAATGGAAATTAACATATGCACATTTAGCATGTTCAGACAGTGCTGAAAAAAAATATaggaacaaaaaagaattttatttcctcttcctttcctgttacataaataaaaagacaaagaaaaaaatgattcatgCATAATATGTTTTTTACATAAGGCAATAGTAATGTATATTTTAGctcatttccttccagtcttttttcctGTGCAGTTTTTTCTTTACATAGTTGAAATGATTCTTATGTCCCTTTTTTCAGTTAATGTTAAATTATGAGCTCttgtatggaaaaaaataaggccgggtgtggtggctgattcctgtaatgctagcactttgggaggctgaggtgggtggatcacctgcaatcaggagtttgagaccagcctggccaacatagtgaaaccctgtctctactaaaaatacaaaaaattagctgggtgtggtggcgggtgcctgtaatcccagctactagggaggctgagacaggagaatcacttgaactcgggagatgtaggttgcagtgagccaagatcataccattgcactccagcctgggcaacagagcaagactcagtctcaaaaaaataaaataaaataaaagcttttagaAACCAGTCAAATGCACtgctacagtggctcacgcctgtaattccagcactttgggaggccaaggcgggtggatcacttgagctcatgggtttgagaccagcgtgggcaacacagtgaaaccccatctctaccaaaaatacaaaaattagtcaggcatggtggcgcatgcctgtggtcccagctgcttgggaggctgaggtgggaggatcacttgagcccaggaggtagaggtttcagtaaaccgagatcatgccactgcactccagcctgggtaatagagcaacac includes the following:
- the KIF9 gene encoding kinesin-like protein KIF9 isoform X8, which produces MGTRKKVHAFVRVKPTDDFAHEMIRYGDDKRSIDIHLKKDIRRGVVNNQQIDWSFKLDGVLHDASQDLVYETVAKDVVSQALNGYNGNLIN